The following are encoded together in the Chloroflexota bacterium genome:
- a CDS encoding VOC family protein, which produces MEIKELGHVVLYVRDLKRSRKFYGKVLGWKEVASMGWGAVFSSGRTHHELLLIEVGPNAQPIPPGRRVGMYHFGLKVGDSDQELREALNRVQAAGVPIVGASDHTVTHSLYIEDPDGNEIELYIDVPGVDWKTDPQAIVAPIRPLAL; this is translated from the coding sequence ATGGAAATCAAAGAGCTTGGACACGTCGTCCTTTATGTCCGTGACCTCAAACGCTCCAGGAAGTTTTATGGGAAGGTGCTCGGGTGGAAGGAGGTCGCCTCCATGGGCTGGGGAGCCGTCTTCTCCAGTGGGCGCACCCACCACGAACTCCTGCTCATCGAAGTAGGGCCGAACGCCCAGCCGATCCCCCCTGGACGGCGAGTGGGCATGTACCACTTCGGCCTCAAGGTGGGCGACTCCGATCAAGAGCTTCGGGAGGCGCTGAACCGGGTGCAGGCGGCAGGTGTCCCCATCGTCGGCGCCAGCGACCACACGGTGACCCACAGCCTCTACATCGAAGACCCGGACGGCAACGAGATCGAACTCTATATAGATGTCCCAGGCGTGGACTGGAAGACCGATCCGCAGGCGATCGTGGCGCCCATACGGCCGCTTGCCCTCTGA